From Pontibacter actiniarum, a single genomic window includes:
- a CDS encoding DegT/DnrJ/EryC1/StrS family aminotransferase: protein MNDKIWLSSPHMGENEFNFVKEAFDTNWIAPLGPNVDGFEKDLATYLGEGVHVAALSSGTAALHLALIMLGVQAGDEVICQTMTFSASANPIAYQGATPVFVDSEEQTWNMSPKYLEAAILDRIENGKKPKAIIVVHLYGMPAQMDRIMEIADKYEIPVVEDAAEALGSSYKGQKLGTFGAMSILSFNGNKIITTSGGGALVSKNEEWIKKSRFLATQARDAAPHYQHSHIGYNYRMSNISAGIGRGQMEVLPQRVEKRRSNFTFYKKAFSGMEAIKFADEPNADYSSNRWLSTVLIEANGGVTREDIRLHLEKDNIETRPLWKPMHLQPVFANSPFYGDGTSERLFDLGLCLPSGSNLSDEDLKRVAAQMTAVLEGTSV from the coding sequence ATGAACGATAAAATATGGCTCTCTTCGCCGCACATGGGCGAGAATGAGTTTAACTTTGTAAAAGAAGCCTTTGATACAAACTGGATAGCGCCACTGGGGCCTAACGTAGATGGTTTTGAGAAAGACCTGGCTACCTACTTAGGCGAAGGCGTGCACGTGGCTGCCCTAAGCTCAGGCACGGCTGCTTTGCACCTTGCTTTAATTATGCTGGGCGTGCAGGCCGGGGACGAGGTTATCTGCCAGACCATGACCTTCTCGGCCTCAGCCAACCCAATAGCCTACCAGGGCGCAACGCCTGTATTTGTGGATAGCGAGGAGCAGACATGGAACATGTCTCCGAAGTACTTAGAAGCTGCTATACTTGATAGGATAGAAAATGGCAAAAAGCCTAAAGCCATCATCGTAGTACATCTTTATGGCATGCCAGCGCAGATGGACCGCATCATGGAAATTGCGGACAAGTATGAGATTCCTGTCGTAGAAGACGCAGCAGAGGCGCTGGGCTCATCTTATAAAGGGCAGAAGCTGGGTACGTTTGGTGCCATGAGCATCCTCTCCTTCAACGGAAACAAAATCATCACCACTTCTGGCGGCGGAGCCTTGGTGTCAAAGAACGAAGAGTGGATCAAAAAATCCCGCTTCCTGGCGACACAGGCACGTGATGCCGCACCGCACTACCAGCACTCCCACATTGGCTATAACTACCGCATGAGTAACATCAGCGCTGGTATAGGGCGTGGACAGATGGAGGTGCTGCCGCAGCGGGTGGAGAAGCGCCGAAGTAATTTTACTTTCTACAAAAAGGCCTTTTCGGGCATGGAGGCCATCAAGTTCGCCGATGAGCCAAACGCAGACTATTCTTCAAACCGGTGGCTAAGCACTGTACTGATTGAGGCCAACGGTGGCGTAACGCGGGAAGACATTCGCCTGCACCTGGAGAAGGACAACATCGAGACGCGCCCACTCTGGAAGCCGATGCACTTGCAGCCTGTGTTTGCCAACAGCCCTTTTTATGGGGACGGTACGAGTGAGCGGCTGTTTGACTTGGGCCTCTGCCTACCCTCAGGCTCTAATCTATCAGATGAGGACCTGAAGCGGGTTGCAGCGCAAATGACAGCTGTATTGGAGGGAACTTCTGTATAG
- a CDS encoding acetyltransferase, which produces MYLYGASGHAKVIIDILRGIDVSVAGLFDDNPDLKQLSGLPVLGKYKAEQQLDLPLIISIGHNQIRQKIAQQLKVNFGQAIDKTAILSPTATVGKGTVVMQGAILQAEVQVGEHAIVNTGARVDHDCIVGDFAHISPGAVLCGNVQIGEGTWIGAGAVVIPGVKIGKWCKVGAGAVVLRDLPDHVVAVGNPAKIIKHC; this is translated from the coding sequence ATGTACTTATACGGAGCCAGCGGCCATGCTAAAGTTATCATTGATATCCTGCGAGGGATAGATGTATCTGTTGCGGGCCTGTTTGATGATAACCCAGACCTGAAGCAGCTCTCCGGGTTACCAGTGCTTGGTAAGTATAAGGCTGAACAACAGTTAGACTTGCCCCTCATCATCAGCATTGGGCATAACCAGATAAGGCAAAAAATCGCGCAGCAACTAAAAGTAAACTTTGGACAGGCTATTGATAAAACTGCTATCTTGTCTCCTACAGCTACTGTAGGGAAAGGAACGGTAGTGATGCAGGGCGCCATTTTGCAGGCTGAGGTACAGGTAGGCGAGCATGCTATTGTCAATACAGGGGCCAGAGTAGACCATGACTGCATTGTGGGAGATTTTGCCCATATTTCGCCGGGTGCGGTATTGTGTGGCAATGTACAGATCGGAGAAGGAACATGGATAGGTGCTGGCGCTGTGGTCATTCCGGGTGTAAAGATCGGGAAATGGTGTAAAGTTGGTGCTGGCGCTGTAGTTTTAAGAGATTTACCAGATCATGTTGTGGCTGTCGGAAACCCGGCCAAGATTATAAAACACTGCTAA
- a CDS encoding sugar transferase, translating to MNWLYRNYLKRLVDFILSLTAFIVLLPVFLVVTGLLYMANQGKPFFLQPRPGKDGKIFRVIKYKTMNDQQDAQGNLLPDEVRLTPVGKFVRKTSLDEVPQLLNVIKGDMSLIGPRPLLVEYLPLYNEVQQRRHEVRPGITGWAQVNGRNAISWDQKFKYDVWYVDNISPMLDIKIIFLTILKIFKSEGISAEGVATMPKFQGNKS from the coding sequence ATGAACTGGCTATACCGTAATTACTTAAAACGCCTCGTTGACTTTATACTTAGCCTCACGGCTTTCATCGTGCTGTTACCGGTTTTCCTGGTCGTAACGGGGCTACTTTATATGGCCAACCAAGGCAAGCCTTTTTTCCTGCAGCCGCGTCCCGGGAAGGATGGCAAGATCTTCCGTGTCATCAAGTATAAAACCATGAATGATCAGCAGGACGCACAGGGGAACCTGCTGCCCGATGAGGTGCGCCTGACGCCTGTAGGTAAGTTTGTGCGTAAGACTTCCCTGGATGAGGTCCCGCAACTGCTGAATGTGATCAAAGGGGATATGTCGCTAATTGGTCCGCGCCCCTTGCTGGTGGAGTACCTGCCACTCTATAATGAGGTACAGCAGCGGCGGCACGAAGTGAGACCGGGCATTACGGGTTGGGCTCAGGTAAATGGCCGCAATGCCATCAGCTGGGACCAAAAGTTTAAGTATGATGTGTGGTACGTAGATAACATATCGCCCATGCTGGACATTAAAATCATCTTCCTCACCATTCTGAAAATCTTCAAGTCTGAAGGTATCAGCGCGGAGGGAGTGGCTACAATGCCGAAGTTTCAGGGGAACAAAAGTTAA
- a CDS encoding glycosyltransferase family 4 protein: MTKLFRITTVPLSLQKLITGQLPYMRSKGFEPLMISAEGPEAEAAKREQESPLVVVPMTRKVTPLQDLRSLWTFYKLCKKHKPQIIHSHTPKAGIIGMLGGKLAGVPVRLHTVAGLPLMEATGTKRRVLDAVEKLTYACATKVYPNSTVLKDFILQSGYCGPEKVKVIGNGSSNGINTSFFSVEALNLDKLQALKHELGINTGDFVFVFIGRLVKDKGIRELVSAFKAVQAKYAQAKLLLVGPMEQDLDPLPPETLLEIEQNESIIPVGYQNDVRPYLALSQALAFPSYREGFPNVPMQAGCFELPSIVTNINGCNEIIVEGENGLIIPPKNTQKLQEAMERLLVDENLYAHLQSNARRMIVERYDQEHFWELLYQEYQEHLRQHELAIP, from the coding sequence ATGACAAAACTTTTCCGAATCACTACAGTGCCGCTCTCCCTGCAGAAGCTCATAACAGGGCAGCTGCCGTACATGCGCTCTAAAGGTTTTGAGCCGCTGATGATCTCAGCTGAGGGACCGGAGGCAGAGGCTGCAAAAAGAGAGCAGGAGAGCCCCTTGGTTGTTGTTCCGATGACGCGCAAAGTAACGCCGCTACAGGATCTGCGCTCGCTGTGGACGTTTTACAAGCTGTGTAAAAAGCACAAACCACAGATCATTCATTCGCATACTCCAAAGGCCGGTATCATCGGGATGTTGGGCGGCAAACTGGCGGGGGTGCCAGTGCGGCTGCATACCGTGGCCGGGCTTCCGTTAATGGAGGCCACAGGTACGAAACGCCGTGTGTTGGATGCTGTGGAGAAGCTAACTTATGCCTGCGCGACCAAAGTATACCCAAACTCAACTGTGCTAAAAGACTTTATACTTCAAAGCGGCTATTGCGGTCCAGAGAAGGTAAAGGTGATTGGGAATGGCAGTAGCAACGGCATTAACACATCCTTCTTCAGCGTAGAGGCGCTTAACCTGGACAAGCTGCAAGCGCTGAAGCACGAGCTGGGCATAAACACTGGCGACTTCGTATTTGTCTTTATCGGCAGGCTGGTAAAAGACAAGGGCATTCGGGAGCTGGTGTCGGCGTTTAAAGCGGTGCAGGCAAAGTATGCACAGGCAAAGCTTCTGCTAGTGGGCCCGATGGAACAGGATCTGGACCCGTTGCCGCCTGAAACGTTGCTCGAGATAGAGCAGAATGAAAGCATTATACCCGTTGGTTATCAAAATGATGTTCGGCCGTACCTTGCCTTGAGTCAGGCCCTGGCTTTCCCTTCTTACCGGGAGGGCTTTCCGAATGTGCCGATGCAGGCGGGATGCTTTGAGCTACCAAGTATCGTTACAAATATCAACGGCTGTAATGAAATCATAGTAGAGGGAGAGAATGGCCTGATTATCCCTCCGAAGAACACGCAGAAGCTACAGGAGGCAATGGAGCGGCTGTTAGTAGATGAGAATCTCTACGCACACCTCCAGTCAAACGCCCGCCGTATGATTGTGGAGCGCTACGACCAGGAGCATTTCTGGGAGTTACTATATCAGGAGTACCAAGAACATTTAAGACAGCATGAACTGGCTATACCGTAA